From Amycolatopsis sp. WQ 127309:
CCGTAGGTTCGCGGGCCACTCCTGCGGCATGGGACGATCGATCCTTCGTCTGCTGTAGGTGAGGACGTAATGACCCAGAACGCGGATCCGTGGTCCACCGAAGTGAATGTCCCGTTACGGGACGTCGTCGGCAACCGGGAGCTCGCGCTCGACGTCGTCCCCGAGACGCTGCGGCCGGGCGCGCTCGACGCCCCGGTGCGCTGGGCGCACGTCAGCGAGCTGCGGGACCCCGCGCCGTACCTGATCGGCGAGGAGCTGATCCTCACCGCCGGGGTGAACCTGCCCGACGACGTCGACCGGTACGTGCGCGGGCTGCGCGAGGCCGGCGTGACGGCGCTCGGTTTCGGGCTCACCCCGACCGTCTCCGAGACGCTGCCCGAGCCGCTGCGCCGGGCGTGCGCGCGGCACGGGCTGCCATTGCTGGTGGTGCCGCCGCGGACGCCGTTCCTGGCGATCAACCGGGCCGTCTCGGTCGCGCTGACCGAGGCGGGCCAGCGGGAGCAACGGCGGATCACCGCGGCCCGGGAAGCCCTGACGCGCGCGGCGGGCGGCGGGCTCGGCGAGCTGACGGAAGCGCTTGCGGAGAGGCTGCGGTCCTGGGTCGCGCTGGTCGGCGCCGGGGACGTGCTGGCCTCGGCCCACGACGCGCCGGCGCCGTTGCCGCCCGAGGTGCGCGAGCTCGTCGCCACCGTGCGGGCGGGGAGCGGGATCCGCAGCGCGACGACCGAGCTGACGGGCGGCGACGGCGTCGTTTTCGTCGTGGTCCAGCCGGTCTACCCGCAGGCGACGGCGTCGCACCTGGTGGTCACCGGCCGCGCCGCCCGGTTCGACAGCGCCGACCGCGCGATCCTCGCCGTCGGCGCGGCCCTGCTCGGCCTGGTCGGGCGCGCCGGTTCGGACGCGGCCGAACTGGGCGCGGCGGCGACCGGGCTGCTGCTCGGGCGGGCGTCGGCCGACGGCGTCGCGCGGGCCGTCCTGGGGTCGGACGTCTGCCGGCTGGTCGCCGGGACGCCGTACCGCCGCGGGCCCGGCGAGGTGGCGTTGCGCCCGGACTGGCTGCGCGCCCGGCTGGACACGCCGCTGGTCGAGGTCCGGCCCGGCCCGCGTTTCGTCGCGATCACCGGTCCGTCACCGGGAGATCTGGAGGACCTGCGCGCACACGGCTGGCTCGCGGCGGCCGGGTCGCCGGTCCCGGCCGAACGCTTGGCCGAAGCCGTGGCGGAGGTCGAGCTGCTGTTGGAACGCGCGGTGGCCCTCGGCCGCCCGGTGCTCGCCGGCAGCGGCCCGCTCGACTTCGACGCCCTGGTGGCGCCGGACGCGTCCCGCGCGTTCGCGGCCCGGACCCTGGAACCGCTGCTGGCCCTGGACCGAGCGGGGGACCGGGAGCTGGTGCCGACGGTGCGCACGTGGCTGGCCCACCACGGCGGCTGGGAGGCGACCGCGACGGCGCTGGGCGTGCACCGCAACAGCGTCCGGCACCGGATCGCCCAGGTGGAACGCGCGCTCGACGTGGACCTGGCGGACCCGGAGACCCGGATGCGGCTGTGGTTCGCCCTGCGCTGGGCCACACATGACGTGACCTAGCCGGTCGACGCCTGCCGTAACACGTGCCGGTCCGGCGACGACTCGGCCGCCGCCGGTCAGGTGGCCGGCGGGAATGACCGGCGCCACCATCGAAGACGGCAACGGCACGACGATCGACCGGACCTTCAACTCCGCGGCGGACTTCCTGAGCTCGGGCCGACCTCCTCCCGGCCGAGCCACACCCGACGCACACGGTCC
This genomic window contains:
- a CDS encoding PucR family transcriptional regulator — protein: MTQNADPWSTEVNVPLRDVVGNRELALDVVPETLRPGALDAPVRWAHVSELRDPAPYLIGEELILTAGVNLPDDVDRYVRGLREAGVTALGFGLTPTVSETLPEPLRRACARHGLPLLVVPPRTPFLAINRAVSVALTEAGQREQRRITAAREALTRAAGGGLGELTEALAERLRSWVALVGAGDVLASAHDAPAPLPPEVRELVATVRAGSGIRSATTELTGGDGVVFVVVQPVYPQATASHLVVTGRAARFDSADRAILAVGAALLGLVGRAGSDAAELGAAATGLLLGRASADGVARAVLGSDVCRLVAGTPYRRGPGEVALRPDWLRARLDTPLVEVRPGPRFVAITGPSPGDLEDLRAHGWLAAAGSPVPAERLAEAVAEVELLLERAVALGRPVLAGSGPLDFDALVAPDASRAFAARTLEPLLALDRAGDRELVPTVRTWLAHHGGWEATATALGVHRNSVRHRIAQVERALDVDLADPETRMRLWFALRWATHDVT